One stretch of Streptomyces sp. NBC_01363 DNA includes these proteins:
- a CDS encoding ABC transporter permease subunit, which yields MIIPLAAPGIFTTAITTFTAAWNGFLIALSMTNQPGMQTASAAISTFAGATRFETPSGSQMTAGALAPSLW from the coding sequence GTGATCATCCCGCTCGCCGCACCGGGCATCTTCACCACCGCGATCACCACCTTCACCGCGGCCTGGAACGGGTTTCTCATCGCTCTGTCGATGACGAACCAGCCCGGCATGCAGACAGCGTCGGCCGCCATCTCCACGTTCGCCGGCGCCACCCGGTTCGAGACCCCTTCCGGCAGCCAGATGACGGCAGGGGCCCTGGCACCATCCCTCTGGTGA
- a CDS encoding LacI family DNA-binding transcriptional regulator, which yields MPTKPRRVTQREIAEIAGVSQTTVSVVLNDRDGTNVRIPEETRARVKRALEQATYVADPAARRLAGLDNQIIGVFTYEEALSPESLDFYGPLLNGIERAAEAIGWDLLFFTSSPVENGTRSLFHRKTRLRLTDGCILLGQQMVGSELERLVAEQFPFVAVGRRDETAAAVPYVGVDYVTPADAVIDLAANSGHRQALYVHRGRDTATARDRRGAVEAASAAGRMAFMLVGEERVAELPRLARATEATLIIAEDAFLTEDVILSLVGARVDVPGEISVAAFGEVRGHRTDGRVLTGFRVPRKKVAAEALELLQQLVTTDPQEWADLDTQRLLAAEVEAGDTIVARSAGLS from the coding sequence ATGCCAACGAAGCCGCGCCGGGTCACCCAGCGCGAAATCGCCGAGATCGCGGGAGTCAGCCAGACCACCGTCTCGGTGGTGCTGAACGACCGCGACGGCACGAACGTGCGTATCCCGGAAGAGACCCGGGCGCGGGTCAAGCGGGCGCTTGAGCAGGCCACCTACGTCGCCGATCCGGCGGCCCGCCGGCTGGCCGGTCTGGACAACCAGATCATCGGCGTCTTCACCTACGAGGAAGCCCTGTCGCCGGAGAGCCTGGACTTCTACGGCCCGCTGCTGAACGGGATCGAACGTGCGGCCGAGGCGATCGGCTGGGACCTGCTGTTCTTCACGTCCTCGCCGGTCGAGAACGGCACCCGCAGTCTGTTCCATCGCAAGACCCGGCTGCGGCTCACCGACGGCTGCATCCTGCTCGGCCAGCAGATGGTCGGTTCCGAGCTGGAACGGCTGGTCGCCGAGCAGTTCCCGTTCGTCGCGGTCGGCCGCAGGGACGAGACGGCCGCGGCCGTGCCGTACGTCGGCGTCGACTATGTCACTCCGGCGGACGCCGTGATCGACCTGGCTGCGAACAGCGGACACCGCCAGGCCTTGTATGTGCACCGCGGCCGCGACACCGCCACTGCGCGGGACCGGCGCGGCGCGGTCGAGGCCGCCTCGGCGGCGGGCCGCATGGCGTTCATGCTGGTGGGTGAGGAGCGCGTCGCCGAGCTGCCCCGGCTGGCCCGGGCCACGGAGGCCACGCTGATCATCGCCGAGGACGCCTTCCTCACCGAGGATGTCATCCTCTCGCTCGTCGGTGCCAGGGTGGACGTGCCAGGCGAGATCTCGGTCGCCGCGTTCGGTGAGGTCCGTGGTCATCGCACCGACGGACGGGTGCTGACGGGCTTTCGCGTGCCACGCAAAAAGGTCGCCGCCGAAGCGCTCGAGCTGCTGCAGCAGCTGGTCACCACCGACCCGCAGGAGTGGGCCGATCTGGACACCCAGCGGCTCCTGGCAGCCGAGGTCGAAGCGGGCGACACCATTGTCGCCCGGTCGGCAGGCCTGTCGTGA
- a CDS encoding FAD-dependent oxidoreductase, whose protein sequence is MATEVAVIGGGLGSVAAALALLQRGHRVVMTEEYPWLGGQLTSQAVPPDEHIWVEQFGVTARYRRLRENIRRYYRDHYPLSAAAREDRELNPGRGRVSRLCHEPRVALAVIDALLAPYRASGRLTILQPAVPVGAESVDGVVRTVTVADPQTGAQSVITAEFVLDGTETGDLLPLTGTEYVVGAEARSDTGEPSAPDVADPANVQSIAWCFVFDHTAGDHTIARPDDYDDWRSFELPYWGAPMLSFTAPNPRTLVPEQRTMIVNPEQDVSGDPRFDAGDQDLWQFRRIAARQTFTDGLYDSDIVLANWPQLDYVGGSIIDTDERLHHLAAAKAQSRAYVHWLQTEAPRPDGGRGWPGLRLRGDLVGTDDGFAQAPYIRESRRIKALTTVREQDISITSRGSGGPARFDTSVGVGMYRIDLHPSTGGDNYIDVESAPFEIPLGALVPVRTQNLIPAAKNIGTTHITNGAYRLHPVEWNVGESAGELTAFCLDRGLSPQQVAAEPALVDQLQRRLVEAGVELHWPEVVGY, encoded by the coding sequence ATCGCCACAGAGGTGGCGGTCATCGGCGGCGGTCTCGGATCGGTAGCAGCCGCTCTCGCCCTGCTGCAGCGCGGACACCGCGTGGTGATGACCGAGGAGTACCCGTGGCTGGGCGGCCAGCTGACGTCGCAGGCGGTGCCACCGGACGAGCACATCTGGGTGGAGCAGTTCGGCGTAACCGCCCGCTACCGGAGGCTGCGGGAGAACATCCGTCGCTACTACCGGGACCACTACCCGCTGTCGGCGGCGGCCCGCGAGGACCGTGAACTCAACCCAGGGCGCGGCCGGGTGAGCCGGCTGTGCCACGAGCCGCGAGTGGCGCTCGCAGTGATCGACGCTCTCCTCGCGCCGTATCGGGCGAGCGGCCGGCTGACCATCCTGCAGCCCGCGGTCCCGGTCGGGGCCGAGAGCGTGGACGGGGTGGTCCGCACGGTCACGGTCGCGGATCCGCAGACCGGGGCACAGAGCGTGATCACGGCGGAGTTCGTGCTGGACGGCACCGAGACCGGTGACCTGCTGCCGCTGACCGGCACCGAGTACGTCGTCGGCGCCGAGGCACGGTCCGACACCGGTGAGCCGAGCGCTCCCGACGTCGCCGACCCGGCCAACGTGCAGTCGATCGCGTGGTGCTTCGTCTTCGACCACACCGCCGGGGACCACACGATCGCCCGGCCCGACGACTACGACGACTGGCGCTCGTTCGAACTGCCCTACTGGGGCGCGCCGATGCTGTCGTTCACCGCGCCCAATCCGCGCACCCTGGTGCCGGAGCAGCGCACCATGATCGTAAATCCGGAGCAGGACGTCTCCGGTGATCCGCGGTTCGACGCCGGCGATCAGGACCTGTGGCAGTTCCGGCGGATCGCCGCCCGGCAGACCTTCACCGACGGCCTGTACGACAGCGACATCGTGCTGGCCAACTGGCCCCAGCTGGACTACGTCGGCGGCTCGATCATCGACACCGACGAACGACTGCACCATCTGGCCGCGGCGAAGGCGCAGTCCCGGGCCTACGTCCACTGGCTGCAGACCGAGGCGCCCCGGCCCGACGGCGGCCGAGGGTGGCCGGGACTGCGGCTGCGCGGGGACCTGGTGGGAACCGACGACGGCTTCGCGCAGGCTCCGTACATCCGGGAATCCCGCCGGATCAAGGCGCTGACCACCGTCCGCGAGCAGGACATCTCGATCACATCCCGCGGGTCCGGCGGGCCGGCCCGGTTCGACACATCCGTCGGGGTGGGGATGTACCGGATCGACCTGCACCCCTCGACCGGCGGCGACAACTACATCGACGTCGAGTCGGCGCCGTTCGAGATCCCGCTGGGCGCCCTGGTCCCGGTCCGGACCCAGAACCTGATCCCCGCCGCCAAGAACATCGGCACCACCCACATCACCAACGGCGCCTACCGACTCCACCCGGTCGAATGGAACGTCGGTGAGTCCGCGGGCGAGCTCACCGCGTTCTGCCTCGACCGCGGACTGAGCCCGCAGCAGGTCGCCGCCGAACCCGCACTCGTCGATCAGCTTCAACGTCGCCTGGTCGAGGCCGGCGTCGAACTCCACTGGCCCGAGGTCGTCGGCTACTGA
- a CDS encoding sugar ABC transporter substrate-binding protein, whose protein sequence is MIRTRKALSAVALTTVLALSAACAGPAADTPDKAAELRMTVWTSDEAQLKLLDSIGDAYRADHPDVAEITFESLPFADYNTTLTTQIAGGNAPDLAWMGDLSRDLIASDALVGLTDELKSTPGWKYDDLLDSVTAEFSRDGTLYAYPFSNSPYALYVNTDLLAKAGQKINPATLTWDQVAAAGAAVHAKTGKAGFVVRDFDYKAWNMLATVWTGWGASAWSPDGNTCTFASSEMQQAFTFLHDAAFKTQAMPGPGTTADFFAGDAAFTIAQVSRASLLTGTFGFGLYPLPAGPKGKYSVLGQAGVGVLASSKHPDQAADFLAYLTNPENAAKLAQYFPPPRKSLLTGDKLAANNKVLSAAQLQDAVVDRLPDAVTLPNHTSPAEIAQKGKTALDAMWRPNADIPSVLRSVCAAIDPILAK, encoded by the coding sequence ATGATCAGAACCAGAAAGGCGCTGAGCGCTGTCGCCTTGACGACGGTCCTTGCGCTCAGCGCGGCCTGCGCCGGGCCGGCGGCCGACACCCCGGACAAGGCAGCAGAGCTGCGGATGACGGTCTGGACCTCGGACGAAGCTCAGCTGAAGCTACTCGACAGCATCGGCGACGCCTACCGGGCCGACCATCCCGACGTTGCGGAGATCACCTTCGAAAGCCTGCCATTCGCCGACTACAACACGACGCTCACCACGCAGATCGCCGGAGGCAACGCCCCGGATCTCGCCTGGATGGGCGACCTGTCGCGGGATCTCATAGCCTCCGACGCACTCGTCGGTCTGACCGACGAGCTCAAGTCCACCCCGGGCTGGAAGTACGACGACCTGCTCGACAGCGTGACAGCGGAGTTCAGCCGCGACGGCACGCTGTACGCCTACCCGTTCTCCAACTCGCCGTACGCCCTCTATGTGAACACCGACCTGCTCGCCAAAGCCGGACAGAAGATCAATCCGGCCACACTGACCTGGGATCAAGTTGCAGCCGCCGGAGCGGCCGTCCACGCCAAGACCGGCAAGGCCGGCTTCGTCGTCCGCGACTTCGACTACAAGGCGTGGAACATGCTGGCCACAGTGTGGACCGGCTGGGGCGCGTCAGCGTGGAGTCCGGACGGCAACACCTGCACCTTCGCCAGCTCCGAGATGCAGCAGGCCTTCACCTTCCTGCACGACGCGGCGTTCAAGACCCAGGCAATGCCCGGCCCGGGCACCACCGCCGACTTCTTCGCCGGCGATGCCGCCTTCACTATCGCGCAGGTCTCCCGCGCCTCGCTGCTGACCGGCACGTTCGGCTTCGGGCTCTACCCGCTGCCCGCGGGCCCCAAGGGCAAGTACTCCGTCCTCGGCCAGGCCGGGGTGGGCGTACTGGCCTCCAGCAAGCATCCGGACCAGGCGGCGGACTTCCTCGCGTACCTGACCAATCCGGAGAACGCCGCCAAGCTGGCCCAGTACTTCCCGCCGCCGCGGAAGTCGTTGCTGACCGGGGACAAGCTCGCCGCGAACAACAAGGTCCTCAGCGCCGCCCAGCTGCAGGACGCGGTGGTCGACCGGCTGCCGGACGCCGTCACGCTACCCAACCACACCAGCCCGGCGGAGATAGCCCAGAAGGGCAAGACGGCGCTTGATGCGATGTGGCGCCCGAATGCCGACATCCCGTCCGTCCTGCGCTCGGTCTGCGCCGCGATCGATCCGATTCTGGCCAAGTGA
- a CDS encoding carbohydrate ABC transporter permease: MTRTRAAERATPQAAGQAAAPAAAKAARASGPTFWTTRRRDVLTGYLFILPQLVGVAVFVLLPVGMAIWYSLNDWNVFTGKQTFVGGENYAVLADDPQLPKVLLATVLFSGGVVVVNITLGLLIAVLLNRRFRGVTVFRMLFFSPVVVSVVAWTLVWGFLLQDNGGINGLLGTVGIDGPNWLQEGDTAMVSVILTQVVRSVGVNMVLFLAALQGVPQELYEAARIDGANSRTVFARITLPMISPTVLLTVIVTVVGALQSFAQIAVLTGGGPELSTTVLVYYVFQQAFEFNNIGYGSTLALMLLSFVMLLTLLQWQLRRKWVFYED; the protein is encoded by the coding sequence GTGACCAGGACACGGGCCGCTGAGCGGGCCACCCCGCAGGCCGCCGGGCAGGCGGCTGCGCCGGCCGCCGCCAAGGCCGCACGCGCATCCGGGCCGACCTTCTGGACGACCCGCCGGCGGGACGTGCTGACCGGCTACCTGTTCATCCTGCCGCAGCTCGTCGGGGTGGCGGTGTTCGTCCTGCTGCCGGTCGGCATGGCGATCTGGTACAGCCTGAACGACTGGAACGTCTTCACCGGCAAGCAGACCTTCGTCGGCGGCGAGAACTACGCGGTCCTGGCCGACGATCCGCAACTGCCCAAGGTGCTGCTTGCAACGGTGCTCTTCTCCGGCGGGGTGGTGGTCGTCAACATCACGCTCGGGCTCCTGATCGCCGTTTTGCTGAACCGCAGGTTCCGCGGTGTCACGGTGTTCCGGATGCTGTTCTTCTCCCCGGTGGTGGTCTCCGTGGTCGCCTGGACCCTGGTCTGGGGCTTCCTGCTGCAGGACAACGGCGGCATCAACGGCCTGCTGGGCACGGTCGGGATCGACGGACCGAACTGGCTGCAGGAGGGCGACACCGCGATGGTGTCGGTGATCCTCACACAGGTGGTGCGCAGCGTCGGGGTCAACATGGTGCTGTTCCTGGCCGCCTTGCAGGGCGTGCCGCAGGAGTTGTACGAGGCCGCCCGGATCGACGGTGCGAACAGCCGCACGGTCTTCGCCCGGATCACGTTGCCGATGATCTCACCGACGGTGCTGCTGACCGTCATCGTCACGGTGGTCGGGGCGTTGCAGTCCTTCGCCCAGATCGCCGTCCTGACCGGTGGCGGGCCGGAGCTGTCCACCACGGTCCTCGTGTACTACGTGTTCCAGCAGGCCTTCGAGTTCAACAACATCGGCTACGGCTCGACGCTGGCCCTGATGCTGCTGTCCTTCGTCATGCTGCTCACCTTGCTGCAATGGCAGCTGCGTCGTAAGTGGGTGTTCTATGAGGACTGA
- a CDS encoding carbohydrate ABC transporter permease produces MRTDRVRSVLLVIALGVLAIPFVVPTIWMVAASVKPLAEIFDAPPSLWADSPTLSAYAEAFSFQPFARQYLNSVYIAALVTLITLSVSSLAGYAFARIRFPGANALFLVVLTGMLVPSEVTIVPLFQLFKSAGLINTHWPLILVTALAAPCVLATFIMRQFFIALPVELEEAARLDGLGRPAIWWRICLPLAKPALSAVAILTFLASWNLYLEPTVYLTSPELFTLPQALTRFTDAYGGQMWNTQLAAATMTVVPMLIVFVLAQRHFVEGLSHSGLNERQVGDRRQPPDRGGSRDGGRWCCSGHRCPHGRRIRK; encoded by the coding sequence ATGAGGACTGACAGGGTCCGGTCGGTACTGCTGGTGATCGCTCTGGGTGTGCTGGCGATCCCGTTCGTGGTGCCGACGATCTGGATGGTCGCCGCGTCGGTCAAACCACTGGCGGAAATCTTCGATGCCCCACCATCGCTGTGGGCCGACTCGCCGACACTGTCCGCATACGCCGAGGCATTCAGCTTTCAGCCCTTTGCCCGGCAGTATCTGAACAGTGTCTACATCGCCGCACTGGTCACACTGATCACCCTGTCGGTGTCCAGTCTGGCCGGGTACGCCTTCGCCCGGATCCGGTTTCCCGGGGCGAATGCGCTGTTCCTGGTGGTGCTGACCGGGATGCTGGTGCCGAGCGAAGTGACGATCGTGCCGCTGTTCCAGCTGTTCAAATCGGCTGGCCTGATCAACACGCACTGGCCGCTGATCCTGGTGACCGCACTGGCCGCACCGTGTGTGCTGGCCACGTTCATCATGCGGCAGTTCTTCATCGCTCTCCCGGTCGAGCTGGAGGAGGCTGCCCGCCTCGACGGCCTCGGCCGGCCCGCGATCTGGTGGCGGATCTGCCTGCCGCTGGCCAAACCGGCCCTGTCGGCGGTGGCGATCCTGACGTTCCTAGCCTCCTGGAACCTCTACCTGGAACCCACGGTGTACCTCACGTCACCAGAGCTGTTCACGTTGCCGCAGGCCCTGACCCGCTTCACCGACGCCTACGGCGGCCAGATGTGGAACACTCAACTCGCCGCTGCCACCATGACCGTCGTGCCGATGCTGATCGTCTTCGTCCTGGCCCAGCGCCACTTCGTCGAAGGCCTGTCCCACTCCGGCCTCAATGAACGCCAGGTTGGCGACCGTCGGCAGCCGCCGGACAGGGGAGGGAGCCGTGATGGTGGGCGATGGTGCTGCAGCGGCCACCGGTGCCCCCATGGTAGGCGCATCCGCAAGTGA
- a CDS encoding macro domain-containing protein has product MGVRHALSVVLVDVNDEVVTAWRSAFADTPEVEIRRGSLLDVNADAWVSPTNERGRMDGGVDAVVKRYLGVGIQVRVQRAIRDRFGGRLPVGSAVCVPSGADVPRYLISTPTMRQSSQNVSDTMNVALACAAAFQAVHLQNRAKPGSIRSVALVGMGAQTGQVPAKVCANLMWTGYTLFHDHGFADYDELRAAVLGQLDEIEGAGSARRVRINVPQRPSFRH; this is encoded by the coding sequence GTGGGTGTCAGGCATGCGTTGAGCGTCGTCCTGGTCGACGTCAACGACGAGGTGGTGACGGCCTGGCGGTCCGCGTTCGCGGACACGCCGGAGGTCGAGATCAGGCGAGGATCCCTTCTCGATGTAAATGCCGACGCCTGGGTCTCTCCCACCAACGAGCGTGGCCGGATGGACGGTGGGGTCGACGCCGTCGTCAAGCGGTACCTCGGTGTGGGCATCCAGGTGCGAGTGCAGCGGGCGATCCGCGACCGGTTCGGCGGACGGCTGCCGGTGGGCAGCGCGGTGTGCGTCCCGTCCGGGGCGGACGTACCTCGGTACCTGATCTCGACGCCCACCATGCGCCAGTCGTCGCAGAACGTCAGCGACACGATGAACGTGGCCCTGGCCTGCGCGGCCGCCTTCCAGGCGGTGCATCTGCAGAACCGGGCGAAGCCGGGCAGTATCCGGTCGGTGGCCCTCGTCGGGATGGGCGCGCAGACCGGGCAGGTGCCCGCGAAGGTGTGCGCCAACCTGATGTGGACGGGCTACACCCTCTTCCACGACCACGGTTTCGCGGACTACGACGAGTTGCGGGCCGCCGTACTGGGGCAGCTCGACGAGATCGAGGGAGCGGGGTCCGCACGGCGGGTCCGGATCAACGTGCCGCAGCGGCCTTCCTTTCGTCACTGA
- a CDS encoding ADP-ribosyltransferase domain-containing protein, with protein sequence MSDVDVTAAGDAGSPAGDPLGLAGLFTDGCEPWLPLLGPVIEAQPGAADFIGLKRSPEVVPVRELTFQALKPHPPEKWKVVVFGQNPYPRAESATGIAMFDNTFNDWKDSQFGRVVSIRCLIKAAAMWKYGIVKKTPIADVRSLLKKEDTVQPPEWFQAMLTQGVLLLNASLTASADGAMATDRHTSFWRPVAERIVEEILRAKQDTVQEDDRGVVFAWWGAHARSLKRVVQRLEKKYPGVQVRHLDHANPAAQGDLFCEGDHFAQVNDALAMVGAEPVDWLPRKGWDQGTGGADGPEDGGVAQRMGAFIASTMELHQLYLERLTSVKDEGLVLPPVTGVFNTPLMDFRKAVEPVSRVLANLDRHIDLSSRFGEAKAAEAAPTDALSGKAAGALSADAISALYLYTCESGFYREINAVLRSSDRERVVPYLPYLRLLFSAMEALPAQTQPLWRGVVLDLRSQYPLGRTVTWWGVSSCTSELGVARAFLGGRGRRTLFEVTPARAVGIRRFSAFTGEEEYILAPGTQLKVTEVKAERGGLCTVRLTELEGVGLVS encoded by the coding sequence GTGAGTGATGTCGACGTGACGGCCGCGGGCGATGCCGGATCCCCGGCCGGGGATCCGCTGGGACTGGCCGGCCTGTTCACCGATGGCTGCGAGCCGTGGCTGCCGCTGCTCGGACCGGTGATCGAGGCGCAGCCAGGAGCCGCCGACTTCATCGGCCTGAAGCGCAGCCCGGAAGTCGTTCCGGTGCGCGAGCTGACGTTCCAGGCGTTGAAGCCGCATCCGCCGGAGAAGTGGAAGGTGGTCGTCTTCGGACAGAACCCCTATCCGCGGGCGGAGAGCGCGACCGGCATCGCGATGTTCGACAACACCTTCAACGACTGGAAGGACAGTCAGTTCGGCCGGGTCGTCAGCATCCGCTGCCTCATCAAGGCGGCCGCGATGTGGAAGTACGGCATCGTCAAGAAGACCCCGATCGCCGATGTCCGCTCCCTGCTGAAGAAGGAGGACACGGTCCAGCCGCCCGAGTGGTTCCAGGCGATGCTCACCCAGGGTGTGCTGCTGCTGAACGCGTCCCTCACGGCGAGCGCGGACGGGGCGATGGCGACCGATCGGCACACGTCGTTCTGGCGCCCCGTGGCCGAGCGGATCGTCGAGGAGATCCTCCGGGCGAAGCAGGACACGGTGCAGGAGGACGACCGGGGAGTGGTGTTCGCCTGGTGGGGCGCACACGCCCGGAGTCTGAAGAGGGTCGTCCAGCGGCTGGAGAAGAAGTACCCGGGGGTGCAGGTCCGTCACCTGGACCACGCCAATCCGGCCGCGCAGGGGGATCTGTTCTGCGAGGGCGACCACTTCGCCCAGGTGAACGACGCTCTGGCGATGGTGGGGGCCGAGCCGGTCGACTGGCTGCCGCGGAAGGGCTGGGACCAGGGGACGGGCGGGGCCGACGGGCCGGAGGACGGTGGTGTCGCGCAGCGGATGGGCGCGTTCATCGCGTCCACGATGGAGTTGCACCAGCTGTATCTGGAGCGGCTCACCAGCGTCAAGGACGAGGGCCTCGTCCTGCCGCCCGTCACCGGCGTGTTCAACACGCCGCTGATGGACTTCCGGAAGGCCGTCGAGCCGGTCTCGCGGGTGCTCGCGAACCTGGATCGGCATATCGATCTGTCGAGTCGTTTCGGGGAGGCGAAGGCCGCCGAGGCGGCGCCCACGGACGCGCTGTCCGGGAAGGCCGCGGGCGCCTTGTCGGCCGACGCGATCTCGGCCCTCTACCTGTACACGTGCGAGTCGGGCTTCTACCGCGAGATCAACGCCGTGCTGCGCTCGTCGGACCGTGAGCGCGTGGTGCCGTACCTGCCGTACCTGCGGTTGCTGTTCTCGGCGATGGAGGCGTTGCCGGCACAGACGCAGCCGCTGTGGCGTGGTGTGGTGCTGGATCTGCGGTCCCAGTACCCGCTGGGTCGGACGGTGACGTGGTGGGGCGTGTCGTCGTGCACGTCCGAGCTGGGTGTGGCCCGTGCGTTCCTCGGCGGGCGTGGCCGGCGGACGCTGTTCGAGGTGACGCCCGCGCGGGCGGTGGGGATCCGGCGGTTCTCCGCGTTCACGGGTGAGGAGGAGTACATCCTCGCGCCGGGGACGCAGCTGAAGGTGACGGAGGTGAAGGCCGAGCGTGGGGGTCTGTGCACCGTGCGGCTGACCGAGCTGGAGGGGGTCGGCCTGGTGTCGTGA